Proteins encoded in a region of the Ralstonia pseudosolanacearum genome:
- the queD gene encoding 6-carboxytetrahydropterin synthase QueD, which translates to MTKTVSITRRLEFDAGHRIPGHAGQCRNLHGHRYQLELTLSGDVLHNDKATDDGMILDFGDVKTLAAKHLVELWDHAFLVYRGDTKVVEFLEGMEGGHKTVVLDDVPTVENLAQIAFDILEPVFRNVYGHHLRLSKLVLYETPNCWADVKLARPHEQD; encoded by the coding sequence ATGACCAAGACCGTTTCCATCACGCGCCGGCTCGAATTCGATGCCGGCCACCGCATCCCGGGCCACGCCGGCCAATGCCGCAATCTGCACGGCCACCGCTACCAGCTCGAGCTGACGCTGTCCGGCGACGTGCTGCACAACGACAAGGCCACCGATGACGGCATGATTCTCGACTTCGGCGACGTGAAGACGCTCGCCGCCAAGCACCTGGTCGAGCTGTGGGACCATGCTTTCCTGGTCTATCGCGGCGACACCAAGGTGGTCGAGTTCCTCGAAGGCATGGAGGGCGGCCACAAGACCGTGGTGCTGGACGACGTGCCCACCGTCGAGAACCTCGCGCAGATCGCGTTCGACATCCTCGAGCCGGTGTTCCGCAACGTCTACGGGCACCACCTGCGGCTGTCCAAGCTGGTGCTGTACGAAACCCCCAATTGCTGGGCGGACGTGAAGCTCGCGCGTCCGCACGAGCAGGATTGA